The genomic segment TACTTCTCCCTCTGTATTCGGGGCTCCCTTGAACCCTGCATCCCCGATGATCTTCCTACCATCTTTTGTAATGATCATCCACGATTCAAATCCTGTTGGTTCCCCTGCGAGTTCGAGTGCTTTGATGATTTTGGGTATCGTTTCCATCGCATCCTCATCAGGCCAGCCTTTGCCTAATGTAAGCCCCATATCCAATAACTCTTCGTAATTTTCTTGCAAAATATTCGTCGCTATTCTATGTGTAAATGGAATCAATATAAGCCGTTGTGTATGGATGCTTTTTTCATTCATGGGCAGGTACCCCTTCCTCTCAGTGAATCTCTCGGGCATCTAACATTATAGCATGATTTTCCATCCCTCTTTCTCCAACGAATGAAAGATTGATTAATTGGAATCTTTTCCGAATAATGAGAAATACCGAATGATGTTGGACACCACGAATATCCAGTTGATAAGGAGTGAGAAAATGTCCACAACGCTTAACACTGAGCTTGTTCGTATTCAGCCCTGGGCAGATCACGATCTTCCCTTGCTGCGTCTTTTGAATGCGCCTGCCATGATGGAGCATGTTGGAGGTCCAGAGACAGAGGAGCAACTCCTCGCCCGGCACGAGCGATACGTCAATAAGGACGGTCAGCAATCCAGCAAGATGTTCAGCATCGTACTGCTGCCAGATCACATCCCTGTCGGAAGCATCGGCTATTGGGACCGCATCTGGCAAGGAGAACACGTATACGAAGTAGGCTGGAGCGTCCTGCCACCCTTTCAAGGGAAAGGAATCGCCTCTGCGGCTTTAGCCTCACTCATCACACGCATCAACCAAGAACGAAGACACAAGTTTATTCATGCCTATCCCTCTGTAGACAACCCTGCCTCCAATGCCATTTGCCGTAAGCTCGGTTTCACTCTGCAGTCTGAATGCGTCTTTGAATACCCTCCCGGAAGTTTTATGCGTTCCAATGATTGGCGATTAGAAGTTGCATCGGAACATTACCCCATTGAAAAAGTCCGTGAGCAATTCCCCGCACTACAACGAACCTACGAAGGCAAACCAGTTGTTTATCTGGATGGCCCAGGCGGCTCGCAAGTCGTAAAATCCTCTATGGACGCGATCTATCGTTATATGGCGAACGGTGGAGCGAATTTACACGGCTCCTTTCCAACGAGCAAGGAGACAGAAGCCATCCTTGCAGATGCCAAGCAAGCCGTAGCAGACCTCTTCCACGTGAGGCCGCAGGAGGTAGCCTTCGGTGCAAATATGACCACGCTGACCTTTGCGATTGCGCGTGCACTAGGTCGGCATTGGAAAGAAGGGGATGAGATCATCGTCTCCGAGATGGATCACCGCGCCAATGTAGACCCGTGGCTGACTGTTGCCGCTGATCGCGGAATGACCGTTCGGTGGTTAAAGGTGAATAAAGAGACACTTACGTTACAGCTAGATGAGCTCGATACCCTCCTTACTTCCAGAACCAGACTTGTGGCAGTCGGGCTTGCATCCAATGCTGTCGGAACGATCCATGATCTCGCTGCCATTTCCCAAAAAGCACGTGCCAAAGGAGTCATTTTCGCCGTCGACGCCGTGCATGCGGTCCCTCACTTCTCCATCCATCGTGACGAGATTGGAGCCGATATCCTGCTCTGTTCAGCCTACAAGTTTTTTGGTCCTCATGTGGGAATCGCTGTCATCCGCAAAGAAATTTTTGAAGCACTCGATGTTTACAAATTGGTTCCTGCCCCCTCTTCTTATCCAGATAAACTGGAGACCGGAACACAAAATCATGAAGGAATCGCAGGAATCAGACCCGCTATCGAATTTGTTGCTTCGCTCGGTTTCGGTGATAGCTTTGCTGAAAAAATCCGCTCTGGTTACGAGATGATCGAAGCCTATGAAAATCATCTGGCAGAAAAGCTGAGAAAAGAACTAAGCGCAATGAAGGGCGTCACACTCTATCAAGCGGGTGAAGATGTACCGAAAACACCGACGATCGCTTTTCGGATCGAAGGGTTTAGTCCCCGAGAAATATGTGAGCGATTGTGCGAGGAGCATAGCATATTCGTTGCGGACGGGG from the Brevibacillus brevis genome contains:
- a CDS encoding GNAT family N-acetyltransferase, which translates into the protein MNEKSIHTQRLILIPFTHRIATNILQENYEELLDMGLTLGKGWPDEDAMETIPKIIKALELAGEPTGFESWMIITKDGRKIIGDAGFKGAPNTEGEVDIGYGIIEAERKKGYAYEAAEGLANWALLQPDVKKITAKCLLDNIDSAKLLVKMGFTEIKRDDTMIYWSSQKG
- a CDS encoding cysteine desulfurase-like protein, translating into MSTTLNTELVRIQPWADHDLPLLRLLNAPAMMEHVGGPETEEQLLARHERYVNKDGQQSSKMFSIVLLPDHIPVGSIGYWDRIWQGEHVYEVGWSVLPPFQGKGIASAALASLITRINQERRHKFIHAYPSVDNPASNAICRKLGFTLQSECVFEYPPGSFMRSNDWRLEVASEHYPIEKVREQFPALQRTYEGKPVVYLDGPGGSQVVKSSMDAIYRYMANGGANLHGSFPTSKETEAILADAKQAVADLFHVRPQEVAFGANMTTLTFAIARALGRHWKEGDEIIVSEMDHRANVDPWLTVAADRGMTVRWLKVNKETLTLQLDELDTLLTSRTRLVAVGLASNAVGTIHDLAAISQKARAKGVIFAVDAVHAVPHFSIHRDEIGADILLCSAYKFFGPHVGIAVIRKEIFEALDVYKLVPAPSSYPDKLETGTQNHEGIAGIRPAIEFVASLGFGDSFAEKIRSGYEMIEAYENHLAEKLRKELSAMKGVTLYQAGEDVPKTPTIAFRIEGFSPREICERLCEEHSIFVADGDFYATTLANCLGINESGGWIRAGLAPYNTHEEIDRFIQGIKAIIRT